The proteins below are encoded in one region of Pseudomonas putida S13.1.2:
- a CDS encoding WbuC family cupin fold metalloprotein: protein MRQPAFIDQSLFAGLAEKAAANPRGRQHHNFHEMEEPCHRMAVGLQPSTYIPPHRHLSDDKAEGLIVLKGRLGLLIFDEQGAVTDKRVLQAGGDCLGVDLAPGTYHGLVVLEPDSILFECKAGPYRPVGEGEHAHWAPREGEAGVAEYQAWMLAQFD from the coding sequence ATGCGCCAGCCTGCGTTCATCGACCAATCGCTGTTCGCCGGGCTGGCCGAAAAGGCTGCCGCCAACCCGCGCGGGCGGCAGCACCATAATTTCCATGAGATGGAAGAGCCCTGCCACCGCATGGCGGTCGGGCTACAGCCCAGTACCTACATTCCGCCGCACCGCCACCTGAGCGACGACAAGGCCGAAGGCCTGATCGTGCTCAAGGGCCGCCTGGGCTTGCTGATCTTCGATGAGCAGGGCGCAGTGACAGACAAGCGAGTGCTGCAGGCAGGCGGTGACTGCCTGGGTGTGGACTTGGCACCCGGTACCTACCATGGGCTGGTGGTGCTGGAGCCGGACAGCATCCTGTTCGAATGCAAGGCCGGGCCTTACCGGCCGGTGGGCGAAGGCGAACATGCACACTGGGCGCCGCGCGAGGGGGAAGCCGGCGTGGCCGAGTACCAGGCCTGGATGCTCGCGCAGTTCGATTGA
- a CDS encoding PA4642 family protein, producing the protein MRKDKKQVIGDEISDDYIKSFLQFEPADGVTSPSHHKLVKAYRGLRVDDFERFVGFFVEAGLDLDGKDEHGKTFVEQIADQRNAPEYIEIIDKARG; encoded by the coding sequence ATGCGTAAAGACAAGAAACAGGTAATCGGCGACGAAATCAGCGACGACTACATCAAGTCGTTCCTCCAGTTCGAACCGGCCGATGGCGTGACCTCGCCGTCGCACCACAAGCTGGTCAAGGCCTACCGTGGGCTGCGTGTCGACGATTTCGAGCGCTTTGTCGGCTTCTTTGTCGAAGCAGGCCTGGACCTGGATGGCAAGGACGAGCACGGCAAGACCTTCGTCGAGCAGATTGCCGACCAGCGCAATGCGCCTGAGTACATCGAGATCATCGACAAGGCCCGCGGCTGA